The genome window GAACTGAAGACGAAGAACATGGATGATAACACCCCTGCCGTGGGTAAGCAATTGGCCAGCTTCGGAAGTTTTAGCTTGTATTTACCATGtctttcttcctactgtttttctttctataaaaatgaaaaaggctgggctcagtggctcatgcctgtaatcgcagcactttgggaggctgaggcaggaggattgcttgaggccaggagttcaagaggagcctgggcaacatagtgagacctcatctcttaaaaaaaaaagaaaaaacaagacgGGCATGCTGGAATGCACCCGTAgtccctgctactggggaggctgaggtgggaggatcatttgagcccaggaggttgacgctgcagtgagtcatgattgtgccattgcaccccagccttggtgacacagcgagaccctatctcaaaaaaaaatgaaggggcACCCTCTGCTTTAGATTGTCACAGAAAGCTTCAGAGGCAAAACTGCCAGTTGGCTAGGATGGCAGATTTTCTTAACAAAACCATACCTACTTATATGCCTGTCTTGCCCAATGCTGCCTTTCTCTTCCCTCTAGCAGAGCATCCTGATGTCCAGGAGTCAGTGGGTCCACTGGTGGCCCCCACCCCTCTCCGTCCGTGGCCCCAGATGACACTTCAGGTAAGTGGGTCCTTGCAGCCTTGGAGTGGACAGCCCAATAGGAGGCTCACAGTGTAACTATTGCTGGGCTGGGTGGTGGGGCCCACTAGTTCTGGGTCCTCTCTGGGTTAGAGGGAGGGCACAAAACTCAGAACCcgatgggggagggggagaatgCAGTTACTCACCTGGGCTTGTAGAAATGTCATTTGTTAATTTAGCAAAAATTTATGGAGTGCttgctctgtgccaagcactgttacAGACGTGAAAAATGCTCTTCGAGGGGGCTTATGTGTTAGTAGGGTGAGACATGATAAAATAATAGAATGTATGGTACTTTAGGTGATGATGAGtgataaggaaaaatataaaggaatagGGAGTGGgtgagagactgtgtgtgtgtgttgttgggTCGGGGGGTTGCAACTTTAGATTGGGTGGCCTGGGAAGGCTTTAGTGATTAGTGAGATCTGAGCGAAGATCTGAGGAAGGTGAGAGAGTGAGCCACGTGGATAACTAAGGGAAGAACATCCCAGGCGAGTGTGAAGTTCCTGAGGTGAGGCCATGACTAACGTGTGTGAGGGACAGTGTAGAAGCCAGTGCAGCGGGGGCAGAATGAGGGAGGGGGAGAGTGGTGCGGGGTGAGGGCAGAGAGGTGGCTGAGGACAGATTGGGTGGCACCTGACAGGCCATGgtgaggactttggcttttactccaAGTGAGGGGGAGCTGCAAGAGCATTGTGGACGGAGGAGGGACGTGATCTGATTTAGGATTTAACAGCCTCCCTCTGGCTGCTGCTTGGAAAATAGACTGTCAGAGCGAGGGTGGAAACTGGCGACCTGTGAAGGGGAGGCCACTGCAGTGGTCCAGGCGAGTATGATGGTAGGTAGGGGAGGTAGAGACAttttggaggggtgtgtgtgtgtgtgtgtgtgtgtgtgtgtgtgtgtgaactttttaattacaaaaagtttcaaacatatataaaagtaaaatagtatAACGAACCTACATACACCATCCCTCAGCTTCGGTAAATATCAACACATGTCCATTCTTATTTTATCTATACCCCGTCTCCTCCCTCCCATTCCCTCTGgaattattttggaaaacatcCAGACATCATCCCATCCATAAATACTTCTTTTTGTATCTCAGAAAATTAagaactctttttctttctttctttttttttttttttttttttttttgagacagagtctcactctgtcacctaggctggagtgcagtggcgtgatctcggcttactgcaacctctgccttctgggttcaagcgagcacatccggctaatttttatatttttagtagagacaggatccattgccttgacctcccaaagtgctgggattacaggtgtgagccatcacgcctggccagaaaattAAGAATTCTTAACCCCATAATACTATCATCACACCTCAGAAAATAGACGGTAATTCCTTAGTATCATCAAGTATTTGGTCAGTGTTCAAGTTTCCTTCTCTCATAAGTGTTTTAGGATCCAAACAAGGTTGACATGTTGCATTTGATTGATGTGTctctttagattttaaaaatctccccCACTTTGTTTCTTTGCAATTTGTTGGTTGAAGAAACTTTGCTTGTCCTGTAGAATTTTCCAGTCTGGGTCTGGCTGATTACATCCAGGTGGAAATACGTTTCTTActccatttttattaatttattaattctattaatgtaatcttattaaatttaatttatcaaattgtattaaatgaatgtatttaatcttttattattaaattaactAGAATTAACTCTATTTAATTCTACTATTCCCACTTCCTTTATTAGCTAGaattcttctttaaagaaaaactgtCCCACACCAGCTATTTGGCTACTTTGAGATATAGTTTGTGCAGAAAAAGCAgtgtaaatatttaattttttccattttatttaccagttttcaGAGAAGTACTACTCCAAAGGTGACGAATAAAaggatttttggttttgtgtcATTATGAACTCATGAATTCTAAACATATTTGATGAGTTTTAATCCATTGcacttatttgtgtgtttttttgatgCTTAAAATGAACTACCCCTGGCTAGTAGGAGCTTATTGAGATGGGCTCCTCTGTCCTTTTGACACGTCCTCATCATTCTGTGAGCCTTTCTCACATCTTCCATGACAATATGTGCTAGGCTCATCCTGTACTCTCCCTGCCCCAAGCCTGGAAACAGccatttacttctttcttttcttttcttttctttcttttctttttctttttctttattttcttgccttcctttcctttcctttctttctctctctctttctttcttgtactttctttttctttcttttctttctctttctttctttttctttctttttttttttttttttttttgagtcagagtttttctctgtttcccaggctggagtgcagtggcacaatctcagctcactgcaacctctgccttctgggttcaagcgattctcctgtctcggcctcttgagtagctgggattacaggcacatgccaccacacctggctgaattttgtatttttagtagagacagggtttcaccatgttggtcaggctggtctcgaactccttaccttcctggtgatccacccaccttggcctcccaaagtgctaggattacaggcgtgagctaccgcacctggccagaagcaGCTATTTCTTTAAGGAGCACTGGTTCCTTTCAGTGGAGAGTGGCATTCAAAGGCCAAGATTTGGGGGCTCAGCATTCTTGCTGCTACTAGATTGGTCATTGTTTCTAGGCCTTTTCAAAAGATGGAgctaggaaataattttttttaaaagagaagatgATACATCATGGGTTCATATGGACATCCCGACTGtgttttgggaattttttttgcattttaatttttaaaaatgtataaatttttaattttcgaGGGGACATagtgtatatgtttatggagGTGTTTGGATACAGGTATGCAatgcgtaataatcacatcatggagaaggAGGTAtgcatctcctcaagcatttatcctttgtgttacaaacaatccacttacactcttttttttttttttttttttttgagacagagtctctctctgttgcccgggctggagtgcagtggcacagtcttggctcactgcaacctctgccttctgggttcaagtgattctcctgcctcagcctcttgagtagctgggattacaggtgcgcaacaccatgcccagctaaatttttatatttttggtagagagggggtttcaccatattggccaggctggtctcgaactcctagcttcatgtgatctgccccccttggcttcctaaagtgcttggattacagatgagagccactgtgcctggctacttatacttttagttattttaactgGCTCTGTTTTAAAGGTAAGCCAACAGTGTTTAGTGATTATCATTCACCAAATATTCACACCCACCGAATTCCTCAGCTTTATAATCTGCAAGAAGCCCCGTTTTACTGCATCTAATTGTGTTATTTTACCATAGATGACAGTCTTTGGAGTCTAGACAGTGACAGAGGGTGCTTTAAGGTGTTTTTATATAGAAACCCCTGTGGGGCTGGCTGTGGGCTGTCACACTTCTTACTGTCTCTGCTTGTTCCATCCCCTCCTCTGCTTCATTCCCTTGCTTTTTCTCTGCCCCCTCGCCCCGGCCATGGCTCCAGGTTTCTGATGTTCCGATGACTGGCAACCCTGCAGAAGAAGGTGACGTCCCCAGAAGCAGTCCTCCTGTGGCTTTTACAGAAGTCCTTCAGGCACCGGCCATCAGGattcccccctcctcccctctctgtgGCCTGGGTGGCTCCCCCAGAGACCAGGCCTCAGGGCCCGATGCGAGCGAGGGGGCCACCGGGCCTTTCCTGGAGCCCAGCCAGCAGCAGGCAGAGGCCACATGGGGAGTATCGAGTGAGAGTGGAGGGGGGCTGGAGGCCATGAGTGGGTCAGAGGAGCTGCTCGGTGAGGACACCATTGACCAGGAGCTGGAGCAGCTCTACCTGTCTCATCTGAGCCGCCTACGGGCTGCTGTGGCTGcgggtggggcagggggtggtggggagggttCCACAGATGGAGGGATATCCCCCAGCCATCCCCTGGGCATACTGACGGACCGCGACCTGATCTTGAAGTGGCCTGGCCCTGAGCGGGCCCTAAACAGCGCCCTGGCTGAGGAGATCACACTGCACTATGCCCGGCTGGGGCGTGGCGTGGAGCTCATCAAGGACACTGAAGACCCTGATGATGAGGGGGAGGGTGAAGAGGGGCTCTCTGTCATACCCTCCAGCCCAGAAGGGGACAGCCCCAAGGAATCGCCTCCGGAAATCCTCTCCGGGGCCCGTTCTGTGGTAGCCACTATGGGAGATGTGTGGCTTCCATGGGCAGAGGGCTCAGGATGTGACGGCCCTGTGGTTCTGGGTACAGAGGGTCAGTTCACTGGGGATCCTGAGAAAGGGATGGGCAAGGACACTAGCTCTTTGCACATGAATAGGGTGATAGCTGGGGTGACCGAGTACCTGGGGGAGGCCGGGGCAGAAGCCCAGATAGAGGTCACCAGTGAGTGGGCAGGCAGCTTTGATCCCATATCTGGCAAGGAGCCAGCCTCTCCTGTCCTTCTGCAGGGGCAAAATCCCACCCTCCTCAGTCCTTTGGGGGCCGAAGTCTGTCTCTCTAGCATAGCCAGGCCTCATGTGAGCTCCCAGGATGAAAAGGATGCAGGCCCAAGCCTTGAACCCCCAAAGAGCTCTCCCAACCTAGCAGCCCCtgcagaatgtgtgtgtgcactgcCTCCTCAGCTCCGGGGTCCCTTGACCCAGACTCTGGGGGTCCTGGCTGGGCTAGTGGTGGTCCCTGTGGCTCTGAACAGTGGTGTGTCCCTCCTGGTGCTTGCGCTGTGCCTCTCTCTGGCTTGGTTCTCGTAGGCTCTGCTTGTGGGATCAGCAGAGGCTTGAGATGGGATACATGGCCTGTGCAGTGAGGGGACCTGGGTCCTTTGCTTCTGAGAATGCTCTACTGAAAGAGAGGCCTTCCCATCCCCAAGCTCTCCAGTTAACACAGGGCTCCCTGTGTCGACCCCAGTGGAGACGAGGGGATGGGTAGATGGTGTGAGTGAGGGGAACTTTTAGAGTGAAACTGGGCATGTCCTCCCCCTACCCCCTGagcctgtatttatttttgtataattctCTGGACGAGGGAGAGTGGTCGTGAGCTGGTCTTGGGGCACAATTACCCAGAGATATATTTATTAACAGCCAACCTGTGCAACATGCtggagctttatttttaatttaatttatatagaGTACCTATTATTATATGCCACAATAGAGCTCTATGAGAAACAGTGTCTTGCGGTGTAGTGTTCTCCTGTTTGGGCATGAGTGTGCAGGGTGGTCACTTTCTGTGGGAGGATCACAGTGGGGAGTTGGGGGTGGGACGTGGTCGCCTGCTGCTGCTTCAACATGTCTGTCCTTGAAGATCTGTATCTCCTCACCTCGTGGTCCTAATCCATATGGTTCTTTGTCTTTTCCACATTCTGCCTGTGGGACCCTACAGGTGTGTAtttggatggtggtggtgggagccaGGGAGGAAGAGTGGCGGCCACATGAGGGTTTGGTGTCAGTCACATGGTTGCAGTGGTACCTGTGGTCTCCTGTGGATGTGGGAACATCAGTTGTGAATCAGCCACAAGGTTTTGAGGTTACTGAAAAAACAGCCTTTGACACCAGCAGGGAGACCCCTTAGCCCCTGAGATAAGGAAGGCCTCAGAAACGAAAGAGGAATTAACGTACTGTAGTACTTTGTAGCACAGTTGTTGTCCACAGACATCACATTTCTGCTAAAAACAGGAAGCCCAGAAGGTTTGaaagaaagatatatatttattgcatgcaaataaaaaactgctcaacaaaataaaacaccacatatttatttacttcCCTTTACAGCAAAActtattgaaagaaatatttatacaaGCTTTCTTCAGTTCTTCTATGATGCCTTTCTGAAATAGCCCCAGTCAGATCTTTTTTGCCCAACCATTTCGGCAAAACTGCTGAAGATACATTGTTATAGCCACGGTTAAGTCTCAGACGTCATCTTATTTGGAATATTGGTAGCATTTGACATAGTTGATCATCTCTACCTTGCAACCCTTTCTTCACTTGGTTTCCCAAGACACCACACTCTCCTCATTTCCCTTCTTCATTGGCCACTGTGCAAAGCTGTCAGTTctcttgaaactgctttgtgggtTCAATGCAAATCCAACCACAATTCCAATAGAGTTTTGCCTGTGTGCAGATCATGACACATTAATTCTTAAATTTATGTAGAAGTGCCAAGACTAGCCAGGACACATACTTATTGTGGTGGTATATTCAGATGGCACGATATTTTTGCAAGAGTAGACAAGTAGACCAATAAAAGACTATTGATCTCAGAAACAGTGGAGACACACTCATGTGTAGACACAGAACTGGTGACCAAGCAGGTGTCTTAGATCAGTGGGGGAATGATTGGATTTTGAATAAATACAACAATTGGTTACCTGCATTGAAAAATATGAACTTGGATCCCTACTTtacaacacaaataaaaataattctaggtGGGCTTAAAGCCTAAATGTGAAGGGCAAAACCAAAGCGCTTTAAGAATACAATAAGGCAGGGCCAGGCCCCGTGGCTCactgttgtaatcccagcactttgggaggtcgaggtgggcggatcaggagtttgagaccagcctggccaacatggtgaaaccccgtctctattaaaaatacaaaaattagccgggcgcggtggctcaagcctgtaatcccagcactttgggaggccgagacgggcggatcacgaggtcaggagatcgagactatcctggctaacacagtgaaaccccgtctctactaaaaaaatacaaaaaattagccgggtgaggtggcggcgcgcctgtagtcccagctactcgggaggctgaggcaggagaatggcataaacccgggaggcggagcttgcagtgagctgagatccggccactgcactccagcctgggcgacagagcgagactccgtctcaaaaaaaaaaaaaaaaaaaaaaaaaacaaaaattagctgggcatccacctgtagtcccagctgcttgggaggctgagatgagacaatcgcttgaactcaggaggcagaggttgcagtgagccgagatggcaccactgcactgcagcctgggcaacagatcgagactccatctcaaaaaaaaaaaaatacaataaggcAAAATACTTTCGTATACTCATGGTAGCAAAATTTTCCATCATGACACAGAAACATTAACcataaatgaaaattatgaaacattcaGTGACTTTAAAATTAGGAATGTCCTTTGACCAAAAGACACCACAAAGAGAGTGAAAACATTATGTAGTAGGTTGCTatgaataaaagcaaaacaaaacaaaaaaagtgaaaacacaagTGACAAATTGGGAGGAGATAATGGAATCATATATAACTGATGAAGGGCTCAAACCTGGAATACATTAAGAAAACTAGGTGTGCCAATAAGCAtctaaataaattgtggtatattcacagaATGGAATATTGTATAATGAGAATAGAAGATCCATAACTGCACAAAAGCATACAGATGAATcacaaaaagccaaacaaaagCTTCCACACTGATCCATTTATGCGAAGTTCTCAAGCAGGCAGAACTCATGAATTACCACCTAAGTGGTGACATTGTAAAGAAAAGCGAGGGGCTGATTACCAGAGTCAGGATAGTGTTCACCTCTGGCAGAGGGAGGGATGTGGCTGAGAAGGGGCCCGGAGGATTTCTGGGATGTCAATAATGGTTCACTGCTTAACCTGGAAGACTGTTCTTGGATGTGCAATTTATTCATCGTCATTAAAACAGATTTATGgaccgggtgtagtggctcacacctgtcatcccagcacattgggaggccgaggcaggcagatcacttgaggtcaggagttcaagaccagcctggccaacgtggggaaaccctgtctctactaaaaatataaaaattagccgggcgtggtggtgtgcgcctataatcccagctacttgggaggctgaggcaggagaatcacttgaacccaggaggtgaaggttgcagtgggccgagatcacaccactgcactccagtctgggcaacagagcaagactcttgtctcaaaaaaaaacaacaacccccCTGCCCCATACATTTAGGTTTTATACACTTACGCACAGACCTCAAAAGTGAAGCAGAGTGCAGTGGGAAGTGGGAGTAGCGTGAGTGTCTGAGACTCCTGCGCACAGGCTTGCAGAGACTTCAGCCTCCTGGTGTGAACCACACAGTGTAGGCGGCCTCCTTCCTGCAGAACCATCCCTGGGCTCCGGGTCTTGCCTTCTGTTTGTGGAGATCGTCTGGTGGGGAATCCTCTATCGTGTGCCCCTGACGCCAGCCATAGAGGATGGATAGGACCTGCCCATTTTGTCCTCAGATGTTGGGGTCCATCTCCCCTCAGGCCTCATTCACACCCACAATAGCCCAGGACATATGGACTTTGGGGCCTGGTGGGCCTCATAAAAGCCTGGAACCCCAAGCCCTggtggtgtgaccttgggcaagtcacctgccCTCCACCAGCCTCGGTTCCCCATTCATAAAGGGGGCTGATGCCTGCCAAGCAGGGTAGGTGCAGGCTTTGGGGAAAACATGTGTACTGCCCTCCTCCTGAGCCCACGTTAGACAGGTCTTGTAGTCAAGGCAGGGTAGGAGGGTGGACAGGAGCAGGGGCTGGAGCGACACAGGTTGGGACTAAATTGCCTTGGGTCACACGGTGGGCAAGTGACTTCAGCCCTCTGTGCCTCCCTTTGCTCATCTGTCATCAGGGTAATAACTTTCCCTCCTCACAGGGTTAAGTGAGGGAGAGGTGAGATGAGTCTTCAGTCACCGGGCAGCGCCAGGCACAGGGCAAGACTGAGTACACGCCCATTGTCATCCCCGCTGGCTGGAGCTCTTGCAATCACTGTTATGCCCCCACCCTGCCCTCTCCCATTAatctgttaatgtggtgaattacattgataaGTTTGtacatctgtcttttaaaattgagatgcaatctcgttctgtcacccaggctggagtgcagtggcacaatcacggctcactgcagcctcaacctctgggttcaagtgatcctctgacctcagcctcccgagtagctgggactacaggcacatgccaccatgcccagctactttttgtatttttagtagagacagggttttgccatgttgcccaggctggtctcgaactcctgagctcaagccatccacctgcctcagcctcccaaagttttgggattacaggcatgagccactgcgtctagcctacttttctttctctccctctctctttctttctctctttctttctctttctctctatctttcttcctttctttctttctctctttcttctttttcttttccttttctttccttgtctcttttctcttttctttcttttgttttgttttgtttccttttcttttcttttcttaacggagtcttgctctttctcccaggctggagtgaagtggcgcattctcagctcactgtaccctcggccccctgggttcaagagattctcctgcctcagccttccgagtagctgggatt of Macaca fascicularis isolate 582-1 chromosome X, T2T-MFA8v1.1 contains these proteins:
- the PPP1R3F gene encoding protein phosphatase 1 regulatory subunit 3F isoform X2; translation: MARTAPVEPPLRHSAPPSPAAGEPRTSVEAAVAPRRVLFADEALGLPLAQLRRYRPWGGPGAGKMAAAAGQDGGGGGADEDDDGEDGDEGEEEEEAGPEPSPLCPVPADGGFYLVPTFSLPPAPGRLERLGRVMVELEALLPPPGAVPGGAGVWVPGGRPPVLRGLVRVLNRSFEKAVHVRASHDGWASFCDHPARYVPRSPPWAGAGGTGAGDPILEPGLGLGPGQVSASSPDDGGRTDRFAFQLPFAEGAGDGARLDFVVRYETPEGTFWANNHGRNYTVLLRIAPAPSPADAEGLPQQQQLQQLEPQPECQGPVEAEARQLKSCMKPVRRRPAEEELKTKNMDDNTPAVEHPDVQESVGPLVAPTPLRPWPQMTLQVSDVPMTGNPAEEGDVPRSSPPVAFTEVLQAPAIRIPPSSPLCGLGGSPRDQASGPDASEGATGPFLEPSQQQAEATWGVSSESGGGLEAMSGSEELLGEDTIDQELEQLYLSHLSRLRAAVAAGGAGGGGEGSTDGGISPSHPLGILTDRDLILKWPGPERALNSALAEEITLHYARLGRGVELIKDTEDPDDEGEGEEGLSVIPSSPEGDSPKESPPEILSGARSVVATMGDVWLPWAEGSGCDGPVVLGTEGQFTGDPEKGMGKDTSSLHMNRVIAGVTEYLGEAGAEAQIEVTSEWAGSFDPISGKEPASPVLLQGQNPTLLSPLGAEVCLSSIARPHVSSQDEKDAGPSLEPPKSSPNLAAPAECVCALPPQLRGPLTQTLGVLAGLVVVPVALNSGVSLLVLALCLSLAWFS
- the PPP1R3F gene encoding protein phosphatase 1 regulatory subunit 3F isoform X4, with translation MTGNPAEEGDVPRSSPPVAFTEVLQAPAIRIPPSSPLCGLGGSPRDQASGPDASEGATGPFLEPSQQQAEATWGVSSESGGGLEAMSGSEELLGEDTIDQELEQLYLSHLSRLRAAVAAGGAGGGGEGSTDGGISPSHPLGILTDRDLILKWPGPERALNSALAEEITLHYARLGRGVELIKDTEDPDDEGEGEEGLSVIPSSPEGDSPKESPPEILSGARSVVATMGDVWLPWAEGSGCDGPVVLGTEGQFTGDPEKGMGKDTSSLHMNRVIAGVTEYLGEAGAEAQIEVTSEWAGSFDPISGKEPASPVLLQGQNPTLLSPLGAEVCLSSIARPHVSSQDEKDAGPSLEPPKSSPNLAAPAECVCALPPQLRGPLTQTLGVLAGLVVVPVALNSGVSLLVLALCLSLAWFS
- the PPP1R3F gene encoding protein phosphatase 1 regulatory subunit 3F isoform X1 — translated: MARTAPVEPPLRHSAPPSPAAGEPRTSVEAAVAPRRVLFADEALGLPLAQLRRYRPWGGPGAGKMAAAAGQDGGGGGADEDDDGEDGDEGEEEEEAGPEPSPLCPVPADGGFYLVPTFSLPPAPGRLERLGRVMVELEALLPPPGAVPGGAGVWVPGGRPPVLRGLVRVLNRSFEKAVHVRASHDGWASFCDHPARYVPRSPPWAGAGGTGAGDPILEPGLGLGPGQVSASSPDDGGRTDRFAFQLPFAEGAGDGARLDFVVRYETPEGTFWANNHGRNYTVLLRIAPAPSPADAEGLPQQQQLQQLEPQPECQGPVEAEARQLKSCMKPVRRRPAEEELKTKNMDDNTPAVAEHPDVQESVGPLVAPTPLRPWPQMTLQVSDVPMTGNPAEEGDVPRSSPPVAFTEVLQAPAIRIPPSSPLCGLGGSPRDQASGPDASEGATGPFLEPSQQQAEATWGVSSESGGGLEAMSGSEELLGEDTIDQELEQLYLSHLSRLRAAVAAGGAGGGGEGSTDGGISPSHPLGILTDRDLILKWPGPERALNSALAEEITLHYARLGRGVELIKDTEDPDDEGEGEEGLSVIPSSPEGDSPKESPPEILSGARSVVATMGDVWLPWAEGSGCDGPVVLGTEGQFTGDPEKGMGKDTSSLHMNRVIAGVTEYLGEAGAEAQIEVTSEWAGSFDPISGKEPASPVLLQGQNPTLLSPLGAEVCLSSIARPHVSSQDEKDAGPSLEPPKSSPNLAAPAECVCALPPQLRGPLTQTLGVLAGLVVVPVALNSGVSLLVLALCLSLAWFS